One genomic segment of Plasmodium cynomolgi strain B DNA, chromosome 14, whole genome shotgun sequence includes these proteins:
- a CDS encoding hypothetical protein (putative), with protein MKNKIHEFSYINLDEEKREEINDMLKNLKNEERDLCFPLLDFYFLNKQFKYQNLRESLEINNNVNEYINLRLLQKEIAPKDVFFKTEQKNREMVVHNKLKNQRGEACLKERNNMRRDSQSGKRVSNQHSTGGDIKAEATTMENMDLPQDIPTMWKKNDIIGTFNPVYNARDQIINDNCIESIPTIDIFYNSSKLLTIQTVFEPISNYIYLLRLLPKFCLPLYDSGILQYACEDPILNPKLRGLELSYRLLVHDILFYAFFSYLSDLPFWAKPPIELLRIYNYESLYSFNDYESEHTERLVFHNIKNILYNFADTINKIELLYPKNYYITIFPNIYFKNIIEFLKSEKFKLKKIVVVLKGKNFIDEKMIHHIKSNLENFRGMTTENVKKEIHHKYFPPNNGRIKNEAVKYDTKSVIDAIKSNGESCGTSPDDTYPSENNNHVDKESPTCSNYIMREEEKPINDPGEGIPSGSKELRDTPNSGQSSIRSSGSSWEDFPFEDVNTKDEADQQSSHVEKYDGDQNGEQYDRLSTIEQDSTEDNSFRKKNPIDMSDKYNIDTSVYNMYYQQENNNQEEHASILEKKDAQNRRCSNSSESSCSEDDETDDENIDGFFKTKKLKSTVYDKDNFSFSKFMNKIINYEKIIDYLNNDPQRQESEDSKIKFYIKLLLFEKANSPYDANGWANADERENADGRANTDGRANTDGRENTAGRANTDGRANVSDEDQVRSTTVVSDNGQSDGAPPRGEDSSIRADGTVSPTDVDDNLSEANQRTQSEGVTSSSVTISASVPNDTTMGGNNNHAAESSQASLLINNQNENETRTNEEETVLNITEDDNVEISSDYISNLIRNLRETYGATNFLSFSSNEGDVHDGTFNLDDVQDSQTRLTFNFN; from the exons atgaaaaacaaaatacatGAATTCAGCTACATAAATttggatgaagaaaaaagagaagaaataaatgatatgctaaaaaatttaaaaaatgaagagagagATTTGTGCTTTCCTCTGTTAGACTTTTACTTTCTCAATAAGCAATTTAAGTACCAAAATCTGAGGGAAAGTCTGGAGATAAATAACAATGTTAATGAGTACATCAATTTAAGGCTTCTGCAGAAGGAAATTGCCCCCAAAGATGTATTCTTCAAAAcggagcaaaaaaatagagaaatgGTTGTGCACAACAAGTTGAAgaaccaaaggggggaagcttGTCTGAAGGAGAGGAATAACATGAGGAGGGATAGCCAAAGCGGAAAGCGTGTTAGTAATCAGCACTCCACAGGGGGTGATATCAAAGCAGAAGCTACTACCATGGAGAACATGGATCTTCCACAAGACATACCCACCAtgtggaagaaaaacgaCATCATAGGAACATTTAACCCAGTGTACAATGCGAGAGAtcaaataataaatgataaCTGTATTGAGTCGATTCCCAcgattgatattttttacaactcctCAAAATTGCTTACCATACAGACGGTGTTTGAGCCAATCagtaattatatatacctGTTACGACTGCTGCCCAAGTTTTGCCTACCGCTGTACGATTCAGGAATATTGCAATACGCATGTGAAGACCCAATTTTAAATCCTAAATTGAGAGGCTTGGAGTTATCCTACAGATTACTAGTGCAcgacattttattttatgcctttttttcatatttatcagATTTGCCATTTTGGGCTAAGCCACCGATTGAGCTTCTCCGAATTTATAATTACGAAAGTTTATACTCCTTTAATGATTACGAATCAGAACACACAGAAAGGCTCGTCTTtcacaatataaaaaatattttgtacaattttgcagacacgataaataaaattgaattgttgtatccaaaaaattactacATTACGATATTTCccaacatttattttaagaacatcatcgagtttttaaaaagtgaaaaattcaagttaaaaaaaattgtagttgttttgaaggggaaaaatttcattgatgaaaaaatgatacacCACATCAAAAGCAACCTTGAGAATTTTAGAGGCATGACAacggaaaatgtgaaaaaagaaatacacCACAaatatttcccccccaataATGGCAGAATCAAAAATGAGGCAGTAAAATACGACACCAAAAGTGTAATAGATGCCATAAAAAG CAACGGTGAATCGTGTGGCACATCCCCGGATGACACTTATCCCAGTGAAAACAATAATCATGTAGATAAAGAAAGCCCAACGTGTAGTAATTACATCATgcgggaggaggaaaaaccaATAAATGACCCCGGGGAAGGCATCCCAAGTGGGTCGAAGGAGTTAAGGGACACCCCCAACAGTGGCCAAAGCAGCATCCGCAGCAGTGGAAGCAGTTGGGAGGACTTCCCCTTTGAGGATGTCAACACAAAGGACGAAGCAGATCAGCAAAGCAGCCATGTTGAAAAATACGATGGCgatcaaaatggtgaacaaTACGACCGGTTAAGCACCATCGAACAAGATAGCACAGAAGACAACTcctttagaaaaaaaaacccaatcGATATGTCCGACAAGTACAACATAGACACGTCCGTATACAATATGTACTACCAGCAGGAGAACAACAACCAGGAGGAACATGCTTCCAtcttggagaaaaaagatgCCCAAAATAGGAGGTGCAGCAACTCGTCTGAATCGTCATGCAGTGAAGATGACGAAACGGATGATGAAAACATTGatggattttttaaaacaaaaaaattaaaaagcacAGTGTATGATAAGGataacttttccttttccaaatttatgaacaaaattataaattacgAAAAGATCATTGATTACCTGAACAACGACCCGCAACGCCAGGAAAGCGAAGACTCGAAGATCAagttttatattaaattgttGCTGTTCGAGAAAGCTAATTCGCCATATGATGCGAATGGATGGGCAAACGCGGATGAAAGGGAAAACGCGGACGGAAGGGCAAACACAGACGGAAGGGCAAACACAGACGGAAGGGAAAACACAGCCGGAAGGGCAAACACAGACGGAAGGGCAAATGTCAGTGATGAAGATCAGGTTAGAAGCACTACGGTTGTGTCGGACAATGGGCAGAGCGACGGAGCACCACCCCGGGGGGAGGACTCCTCCATTCGTGCTGATGGTACAGTGTCACCTACGGATGTCGACGATAATCTCTCGGAGGCGAACCAACGGACGCAAAGCGAAGGGGTCACCTCGTCTAGCGTTACCATCTCTGCCTCTGTCCCGAACGATACTACCATGGGAGGAAATAATAACCACGCTGCTGAGAGCAGTCAGGCATCCCTACTCATAAACAACCAAAACGAGAACGAAACGCGcacaaatgaagaggaaACAGTTTTGAACATAACCGAAGATGACAATGTGGAAATTTCGTCGGATTATATCAGTAACCTGATACGTAACTTACGCGAAACTTACGGGGCGACTAATTTCTTATCCTTCAGCAGCAACGAAGGGGACGTGCACGACGGAACATTCAATTTAGACGATGTGCAGGATTCGCAAACAAGGCTGACCTTTAACTTTAATTAG
- a CDS encoding anaphase promoting complex subunit 10 (putative), with protein sequence MPPIHLSKKYIDVGCLATWKLSSSKSKSDTKKLKDNNVNTYWQSSGLGPHTITIQFFKLTKISKIYLLFNYLLDESYTPYEISIKVGNDENRLDVLCTTFCDVNKYPVDDPFWFIIDLAKFQLHSYFYNYNMNAFKRTNFIYCRCIQICVMSSQHYGRDTRIRQHDKSLIL encoded by the exons ATGCCCCCAATTCActtaagcaaaaaatatattgacgTGGGATGCCTGGCTACTTGGAAATTGTCAAGCAGTAAAAGCAAATCAGacacgaaaaaattaaaagacaaTAATGTGAACACATACTGGCAGTCCTCCGGCTTAGGACCACACACAATCacaatacaattttttaaacttacaaaaatttccaaaatatatttactctttaattatttattagaTGAATCTTACACGCCTTACGAAATATCCATCAAAGTAGGAAACGATGAAAATCGTCTCGATGTTTTATGTACCACCTTTTGTGATGTGAACAAATATCCTGTGGACGATCCTTTTTGGTTTATTATTGACTTGGCAAAATTTCAACTCCACTCTtacttttataattacaaTATGAACGCCTTCAAGCGTACGAATTTTATATACTGCCGTTGCATACAAATTTGTGTCATGTCTAGTCAGCACTATGGGCGTGATACTCGCATACGgcaa CATGATAAATCGCTTATTTTGTGA
- a CDS encoding RNA binding protein (putative), producing the protein MMGYAGTNINNVDTADSNCNSRPFQNESNFDKTRLIIKNVPKYMNEMDLKKHFFKMKGNYEFKITDIKIMKRKKLVKNKEFFESRKICFIGFINNTDCENFKKSFNNTYINTSKIVIEDAFSPLISKNAQQSRNGTSYAFKRIGEIQKMKKDKSVQIVKSENFVNKTIPIKKTKAGMSTTRSHIIFLDDQPAQGVVEEEKKQKMKEKKKEEKMEKKKEEKAEKKAEKKKTKMEGDNPQSGEPPSERLEPAEKARTNGAKRDIDEEGNRDDDAHADTGDGAQSGAEKEEAEEEKALDWLKKISKREESDKNARNEKDARNDKNDQNDQGAQKNRLFEDEMSTASNLSSDEKEGKKKADNGVDEEDDCENMNTGKIIIFNMPPVNEQDVKNLCERFGPVVDVKVFKNVKKGAVVLNLNEKKNNKSSDDFFIKLLKENHDSFANEKDREKQKKKKKKNLDEADSDVVKRDDREIGYGETTDCKKKNGSSRNESILNSDLTNVKVYAFVNFMFPSACERAKNFLNHAIFRGKVLSVKYAKEKFGDYEYTEKGKNNVLIKLSHDSKTSYKKILEIQKKRNCQNENIWNILYTDINSSIHSFCKENKCSPHSILNIKDRNIAVNVSLTETYIINKMKEWIKKEGIYLEAFEQIYRKRDEGGEPSGKADGKADGKADDKADGKADGKADGKADGKADGKADGKADDKADGKADGKAEGDNPPGEEPSRANHVVKYKRSDDTIIVKNLSIQTNQKEVISLFKKYGVLSKVSFSPYNNIAILQFEKAENAKKAFISNSYIRYKKLPLYLEWAPMNLFERKGDQDGVGSDSKGKTNGGEIPAKEAVKKSEHEAAPKKEQHHSESESSDEEITHASIYIKNLNFNTKEEDLKKLFEKLEGFITCNIVKSKKAISKKNQEKGKETEQKLMSQGYGFVEFKSKELAVEAIKKLTATTLDGHVLELSLSRNRVKKKNNKNNEEKEVVKEKKITKKLLVKNLAFQVTKEELRKLFSAFGNIKSVRIPKNAYNRSRGYAFVEFMSKNECLTAIESLQHTHLYGRHLIIDFADDFIFDQNVNEFDKLKEEGVNNNHGSKKQKCITSEQAKRKATYEKEKKNQVTESKKRKLMNNMENI; encoded by the coding sequence ATGATGGGATACGCGGGGACCAACATCAACAACGTCGATACAGCCGACAGCAACTGCAACAGTAGACCCTTCCAAAATGAATCGAACTTTGATAAAACAAGATtgatcataaaaaatgtcccaaaatatatgaacgaaatggatttaaaaaaacacttttttaaaatgaaaggaaattatgaatttaaaataacagatataaaaattatgaagagaaaaaaacttgtcaagaataaagaattttttgagTCCAGAAAAATTTGCTTCATAGGTTTTATTAACAATACAGattgtgaaaattttaaaaaatcttttaatAACACCTACATTAATACTAGCAAAATTGTCATTGAGGAtgctttttctccccttatTTCCAAAAATGCACAGCAGAGCAGAAATGGCACTTCGTATGCCTTTAAACGTATAGGAgagatacaaaaaatgaagaaagacAAGTCTGTGCAAATTgtgaaaagcgaaaattttGTCAACAAAACGATTCCCATCAAGAAGACCAAAGCGGGGATGAGCACCACCAGGAGCCACATCATATTTTTAGATGACCAACCGGCGCAGGGAgtggtggaggaggagaagaagcagaagatgaaggaaaagaagaaggaagaaaaaatggaaaagaagaaggaggagaaagcggaaaaaaaggcggaaaagaagaagaccAAAATGGAAGGGGATAACCCCCAGAGTGGGGAACCCCCCAGCGAACGGTTGGAGCCAGCGGAGAAGGCACGCACAAATGGTGCTAAGCGGGACATAGATGAGGAAGGCAACAGGGATGATGATGCTCATGCTGATACAGGCGATGGCGCACAAAGTGgcgcagaaaaggaagaggccgaggaggaaaaagcCCTAGATTGGCTGAAAAAAATCtccaaaagggaggaaagtGACAAAAATGCCCGAAACGAAAAAGATGCCCGGAACGACAAAAATGACCAGAACGATCAAGGCGCGCAAAAGAACCGCCTATTCGAGGACGAAATGAGCACAGCGAGCAATCTGTCAAGCGACgaaaaggaagggaaaaaaaaagcggacaATGGCGTGGACGAGGAGGATGATtgtgaaaatatgaacaccGGGAAAATTATCATCTTTAACATGCCCCCCGTAAACGAACAGGACGTAAAGAACCTGTGCGAACGGTTTGGACCCGTCGTCGATGTGAAGGTGTTTaagaacgtaaaaaaaggagcagtaGTCCTAAATttgaatgagaaaaaaaacaacaaatcGAGTGACgacttttttataaaactgTTGAAGGAAAATCACGACTCATTTGCAAACGAAAAAGATAgagaaaagcaaaagaagaagaaaaaaaaaaatttggatgaAGCTGACAGCGATGTGGTGAAAAGGGATGACAGAGAAATAGGCTATGGGGAGACCACagattgcaaaaaaaaaaacggaagtaGCAGAAACGAGTCTATCCTCAACAGCGACCTTACAAATGTAAAGGTATACGCCTTCGTCAATTTTATGTTCCCCAGCGCTTGTGAGAGAGCCAAAAATTTCTTAAACCATGCCATTTTTAGGGGTAAAGTGTTAAGTGTTAAATATGCCaaggaaaaatttggagACTACGAATATacagagaaaggaaaaaataatgtgttGATTAAATTATCTCATGATTCGAAAACATCGTATAAGAAAATATtggaaattcaaaaaaagaggaactgccaaaatgaaaatatttggaaTATTCTCTACACAGACATAAACTCGAGCATTCACAGTTTCtgcaaagaaaataaatgcagCCCCCATTCCATACTAAACATAAAGGACAGGAACATTGCCGTTAATGTTTCGCTCACGGAGACGTacataattaacaaaatgaaggagtgGATAAAGAAGGAGGGGATTTACTTGGAGGCTTTCGAGCAGATATATAGGAAGAGGGACGAGGGGGGAGAACCGAGTGGAAAAGCGGACGGTAAAGCGGACGGTAAAGCGGACGATAAAGCAGACGGAAAAGCGGACGGAAAAGCGGACGGAAAAGCGGACGGAAAAGCGGACGGAAAAGCGGACGGTAAAGCGGACGATAAAGCGGACGGAAAAGCGGACGGAAAAGCGGAAGGAGATAACCCCCCCGGAGAGGAGCCCAGCCGTGCGAACCACGTCGTCAAGTACAAACGCAGTGATGACACCataatagtaaaaaatttgtccatTCAAACAAACCAAAAGGAAGTAATAAGCCTTTTTAAGAAGTATGGTGTTTTAAGCAAAGTTAGTTTTTCCCCCTATAACAATATAGCCATACTGCAGTTCGAGAAAGCGGAAAACGCCAAGAAGGCCTTCATATCGAACTCGTACATACGGTATAAGAAGCTGCCCCTCTATTTGGAGTGGGCCCCAATGAACCTGTTCGAGAGGAAGGGAGACCAGGATGGCGTAGGAAGCGATAGCAAGGGGAAGACGAACGGTGGAGAAATACCCGCCAAAGAAGCAGTCAAAAAATCTGAACACGAAGCGGCCCCGAAGAAGGAACAACACCATAGCGAAAGCGAGTCCAGTGATGAGGAAATTACGCACGCCAGCATCTATATCAAGAATCTGAACTTCAATACCAAGGAAGAGGACCTAAAAAAGTTGTTcgaaaaattggaaggatTTATAACCTGCAATATTGTGAAGAGTAAGAAGGCCATATCGAAGAAGAAtcaagaaaagggaaaagagaCAGAACAGAAACTGATGTCTCAGGGATACGGTTTTGTTGAATTTAAAAGCAAAGAGTTAGCTGTTGAGGCCATCAAAAAGTTGACAGCAACAACTCTGGATGGGCACGTGCTGGAGTTGAGTCTTTCTCGTAAcagagttaaaaaaaaaaataataaaaataatgaagaaaaagaggtagttaaggaaaaaaaaattaccaaaaagttgctagtaaaaaatttagcttTTCAAGTGACGAAAGAAGaattaagaaaattattttctgcatttgGAAATATCAAAAGTGTCAGAATACccaaaaatgcatataacaGAAGTAGAGGATATGCATTTGTTGAGTTTAtgtcaaaaaatgaatgcctCACAGCGATTGAGTCATTACAACATACCCATTTGTATGGGAGGCATCTTATCATCGATTTTGCcgatgattttatttttgatcaAAATGTGAACGAATTTGACAAACTAAAAGAGGAGGGGGTTAACAACAATCATGGGAGTAAGAAACAAAAGTGCATTACGTCAGAACAAGCCAAAAGAAAAGCTACCTatgagaaggagaaaaaaaaccaagtgaccgaatcgaaaaaaaggaaactgaTGAATAACATGGAGAATATTTGA
- a CDS encoding hypothetical protein (putative), producing the protein MGPHRGSILSGFYFPFLKSHFNFILKKQISTKRRRYFKIRKHQKKKYKKKRMGLSTIPWIPTKEKVRTYKLPRQSRLINKRFMRDKKGGRRYRLKKQR; encoded by the coding sequence ATGGGACCCCACAGAGGTAGCATTTTGAGTGgcttttatttcccctttttaaaatcccattttaactttatattaaagaaGCAAATAAGCACAAAGCGCAGAAGGTACTTTAAAATTCGAAAacatcagaaaaaaaaatacaaaaaaaaaagaatgggTCTGTCTACCATTCCTTGGATCCCAACGAAAGAGAAAGTGAGGACGTATAAACTGCCTCGGCAAAGCAGacttataaataaaagattCATGCGGGATAAGAAGGGTGGCCGCAGGTATCGTTTGAAGAAACAGCGG
- a CDS encoding type IIB DNA topoisomerase (putative), translating into MRDNVDVTSLLEKCTLNFLTSLLDKKKQKKVLSKGKILEMTRLFCIIEIVSKNLKDNMHSTLRQIFYTNPKLFMSQKVSNVTVGKLTKIIKIPRELLNIYNSPKGIIRGNLFLREKNSSPWVDCMSIFETRGHLICPFGVSDIEISPDVKYVLIVEKETIFFRLLQSDFISNYGPCIMITARGFPDLNTRQLLYEIRRCNKALKIFCLTDYDAYGLSIAFTYTSKMESKVYC; encoded by the exons ATGCGGGACAACGTGGACGTGACAAGTCTGCTGGAAAAATGCACTCTGAATTTTCTTACATCGCTGTTggacaaaaagaaacaaaaaaaagttttgtcaaaaggaaaaattcttGAAATGACAAGACTGTTCTGCATCATCGAAATCGTTTCGAAAAACTTAAAGGATAATATGCATTCCACATTGAgacaaatattttacacaaaCCCAAAGTTGTTCATGTCTCAAAAGGTTTCTAATGTAACCGTtggaaaattaacaaaaattataaaaattccGAGAGAGTTGCTAAACATTTATAATTCCCCCAAAGGAATAATCAGAGGAAATCTTTTCCTccgggaaaaaaattcaa GCCCATGGGTTGACTGCATGAGTATTTTTGAA ACGAGAGGGCATTTAATATGCCCCTTTGGAGTCTCCGATATAGAAATTTCGCCTGATGTGAAATACGTCCTAATAGTGGAAAAGGAgacgattttttttaggCTACTTCAATCGGATTTCATTTCGAATTATGGACCCTGCATTATGATTACGGCCAGAGGGTTCCCAG ACCTTAACACCCGGCAACTACTCTACGAAATCCGTAGATGCAACAAAGCCTTGAAGATTTTCTGCCTCACCGATTACGATGCTTATG GTCTAAGCATAGCATTCACCTATACCTCGAAGATGGAGTCAAAAGTTTACTGTTAA
- a CDS encoding hypothetical protein (putative), translated as MTITLDNFNEQKVHNNQNKRKYNCRLNFKRFTKRRNNYNEDNRDSKINIKTALIKNEVISDDSDEFIDSNLMRTCHRFRLYKHSSNKIDIYYPYDKKKLDKYDYERDQTFCSLTDIEDVVNNGDDKSSKFFYYKNKSLNDYKSCFEKKNKKTKWFRLRKKKKKDHAMDESLKYLNESVCSNYKEANKNNKLDNSSKYKKNCVINTT; from the coding sequence atgactaTTACATTAGATAACTTTAATGAGCAAAAAGTGCATaataatcaaaataaaagaaaatataattgtagactaaattttaaaaggttTACAAAGAGAAGGAATAATTACAACGAAGATAATAGAGACAGCAAAATTAACATAAAGACAGCATTAATCAAAAATGAGGTCATAAGTGATGATAGCGATGAATTTATAGATAGCAATTTGATGAGGACATGCCATCGATTCAGACTATACAAGCACAGCAGCAACAAAATAGACATTTACTACCCCTATGATAAGAAGAAACTAGATAAATATGACTATGAGAGGGACCAGACGTTCTGTTCATTAACCGACATAGAAGATGTTGTGAACAATGGAGATGACAAAAgcagtaaatttttttattataaaaataaaagtttaaATGATTACAAGTCATGCttcgaaaagaaaaataaaaagacgAAATGGTTCCGAttgagaaagaagaaaaaaaaagaccacgCCATGGACGAAAGTCTGAAATACCTAAACGAGTCTGTGTGCTCAAATTATAAAGAAGCCAATAAGAACAACAAATTGGATAACTCGTCCAAGTACAAGAAGAACTGCGTTATAAACACGACC
- a CDS encoding GTP-binding protein (putative), with product MIKIVHHLVVNNLFSHNKVQKKKNLCPLGYSSHVPFLNEHNELRKKVYRFKVFVKEENLRNNCGGKNGRSTHRGTNIDDQTDKQLREAQKKYYSRETTLEEVDNQHGIKDRGEDEERKKGHQKDVHFVSDMAHEGGTLSNGDSQECAPVPPEGHAGNGKSLSGDTTEGHAGWAKDWERHIGEIAAEEEGKGAFCDKREDYASQMRSEEEAQQGEEYGGENGGEKGEENAQSHREEHPDLHREPHREPHREPHHERKGKKKDVDLKIIRNLPLISIIGRPNVGKSTIFNRLTRKFQEGSIVLGESSTRDKIYGEVDWDGYKFEMVDTGGLIFEDEKFCKQIRDQILLALNESSVVLLVVDGINGVHPVDLEICRFLRKYIKNEYISKMGTRKKRAGQMNHDEAGEHPKEDASKGSSTSRDTPEGLAVDNSQMDTASRRPHNGADTRNVEREEEEEGVEEEAVEEEEEAVEEEEEEAVEEEEGAVEEEEEEEEEEEEEDETAGLKKAMLKVIVCVNKCESYKDGIVKAQNFWELGFGAPYPCSGIHGNGLTEILDECIKYIKKVEINEMEEEKNEENTINISFIGKPNTGKSRTTVDSIDVLVKIKDSDRIYRLIDTAGIQKRKKNVPFNEKTKYEYLLFNRTEKAIKRSDVCILVIDSFNGISSQDINIARKIVQENKSCIICCNKWDLIYNKNDIFNDTKNYVLNLLKPIDFANILFISAKTSQRLLNIFDHAEETYKQYTRKINTNSLNDVIKEALLLRPPIPIRNKSLNIYYAFQAHIKPPGFVFFCNSQKCAYQNYTKYLESRIRESFNIRGTPIRIYYKQKKKRYLIKKVKNPDKYNLDIEAIQRDFLKTQSDQKSKG from the exons ATGATTAAAATTGTGCATCATCttgttgtaaataatttattttctcataaCAAGgtgcaaaagaagaagaacctaTGCCCTCTGGGTTATTCCTCTcatgtcccctttttaaatgaacaCAATGAACTGAGAAAGAAAGTTTACCGTTTTAAAGTATTCGTTAAGGAGGAGAATTTAAGAAACAATTGTGGCGGGAAAAATGGGCGATCTACACACAGAGGTACCAATATAGACGATCAAACAGACAAACAGCTGAGGGaagctcaaaaaaaatactactCTAGGGAGACAACGCTCGAAGAGGTGGACAATCAGCATGGAATCAAAGACCGTGGTGAAGAtgaagagaggaaaaaaggacacCAAAAGGatgtccattttgtgagTGATATGGCCCATGAGGGGGGAACCCTTTCGAATGGTGACTCCCAAGAGTGTGCACCCGTACCTCCTGAGGGACACGCTGGTAACGGGAAAAGTCTTAGTGGTGACACCACTGAGGGACACGCGGGGTGGGCGAAAGATTGGGAACGTCATATAGGAGAAATagcagcggaggaggagggaaaGGGAGCGTTTTGTGACAAGCGAGAAGATTATGCAAGCCAAATGAGAAGCGAAGAAGAGGCACAGCAGGGCGAAGAATATGGAGGCGAAAACGGaggagaaaagggggaagaaaatgccCAGTCACATCGAGAAGAACACCCCGACCTGCATCGCGAACCGCATCGCGAACCGCATCGCGAACCGCATCACGAacggaaagggaaaaaaaaagacgtcGACCTAAAAATCATAAGAAATCTACCCCTGATATCTATTATAGGAAGACCGAATGTTGGGAAGTCGACCATATTCAACCGACTAACGAGGAAGTTCCAAGAGGGCAGTATCGTCTTAGGAGAAAGCAGCACAAGAGATAAAATTTATGGAGAAGTGGATTGGGATGGCTACAAATTTGAAATGGTGGACACAGGTGGCCTCATATTcgaagatgaaaaattttgcaagCAAATAAGAGATCAAATTTTGTTAGCGCTTAACGAGTCTTCAGTCGTGTTGCTCGTCGTTGATGGGATAAACGGCGTCCACCCTGTGGATCTCGAGATATGCAGGTTCCTCAGGAAGTACATTAAAAACGAGTACATTAGTAAAATGGGCACTCGGAAGAAGCGGGCCGGACAGATGAACCATGATGAGGCTGGAGAACACCCGAAGGAGGACGCATCGAAAGGTAGCAGCACATCGAGGGATACGCCCGAAGGGCTCGCAGTGGACAACTCTCAAATGGACACAGCGTCCAGAAGGCCTCACAACGGCGCTGACACGAGGAACGtagaaagggaagaagaggaagaaggagtagaagaagaagcagtagaagaagaagaagaagcagtagaagaagaagaagaagaagcagtagaagaagaagaaggagcagtagaagaagaagaagaagaagaagaagaagaggaggaggaagacgaaaCTGCTGGGCTGAAGAAAGCGATGCTAAAAGTCATCGTATGCGTCAACAAGTGCGAGTCGTACAAAGATGGAATCGTGAAGGCGCAAAACTTCTGGGAATTAGGGTTCGGGGCGCCCTATCCCTGCAGTGGGATCCATGGAAATGGGCTGACCGAAATTTTAGACGAGTGCATcaagtatataaaaaaagtggagataaacgaaatggaagaagaaaaaaatgaagaaaacacCATAAACATTAGCTTCATCGGAAAACCAAACACAGGGAAATCAa GAACCACTGTTGATTCGATTGACGTTTTAGTAAAGATTAAAGACAGTGATAGAATTTACAGACTGATTGACACGGCTggaatacaaaaaaggaaaaaaaatgtcccctttaatgaaaaaacgaaatatgAATACTTACTATTCAACAGAACTGAGAAAGCTATCAAACGTAGTGACGTCTGCATCCTCGTCATTGACTCCTTTAATGGAATCAGCTCACAAGATATAAATATAGCAAGAAAAATTGTgcaggaaaataaaagctgTATAATTTGCTGCAACAAATGGGATCtaatatataacaaaaatgacatttttaatgacaCCAAAAATTATGTTCTTAATCTTTTAAAGCCAATTGATTTTGCcaacattttgttcatatctGCAAAGACGTCGCAAAGGTTGCTTAACATATTCGATCATGCCGAAGAGACGTATAAGCAATacacaaggaaaataaacacGAACAGTTTGAATGACGTTATAAAGGAAGCTCTGCTCCTTAGACCTCCAATTCCCATCAGGAACAAGTCACTAAACATTTATTACGCCTTTCAGGCCCATATTAAACCCCCcggttttgtttttttttgtaattctcaAAAGTGTGCTTAccaaaattacacaaaataTTTGGAAAGCAGAATAAGAGAGAGCTTCAACATAAGGGGCACGCCTATTAGAATTTACTAcaagcagaagaaaaaaagatatcTTATTAAGAAGGTCAAGAACCCCGACAAGTATAACCTAGACATTGAGGCCATACAGAGGGACTTTTTAAAGACGCAATCTGACCAGAAGTCTAAGGGGTGA